In Pollutimonas sp. M17, a single genomic region encodes these proteins:
- the phnN gene encoding phosphonate metabolism protein/1,5-bisphosphokinase (PRPP-forming) PhnN, producing MAGRLIYLMGPSGSGKDTVLEGVFSLMGHGCYLAPRVVTRPHTDTESGSISVSASEFASLESCGLLAMAWRANGLAYGVLRDINDKLVAGCDVLVNGSRQYLPEARKRYQDLVPVLLRVDQQQLGQRLHARGRENGDQIQARLARNAQFSMLADAPGTQPVIHIDNSGRADDAIRALYGYLNGSGFSRRADSSRGGQGHRHAT from the coding sequence ATGGCGGGACGGCTTATCTACCTGATGGGGCCGTCGGGCTCGGGCAAGGATACAGTGCTGGAAGGGGTGTTCAGCCTGATGGGCCATGGCTGCTACCTGGCGCCGCGCGTCGTGACCCGGCCCCATACCGACACCGAGAGCGGCTCGATATCGGTGTCGGCCAGCGAGTTCGCAAGCCTGGAGTCCTGCGGCCTGCTGGCCATGGCCTGGCGCGCCAACGGCCTGGCCTATGGCGTGCTGCGCGACATCAACGACAAGCTGGTGGCGGGCTGCGATGTACTGGTCAACGGCTCACGCCAATACCTGCCCGAGGCGCGCAAGCGCTACCAGGACCTGGTGCCGGTGCTGCTGCGCGTGGACCAGCAGCAACTGGGCCAGCGCCTGCACGCGCGCGGCCGTGAAAACGGCGACCAGATCCAGGCCCGGCTGGCCCGCAATGCCCAGTTCTCCATGCTTGCCGACGCACCCGGAACGCAGCCGGTGATCCACATCGACAACTCCGGCAGGGCCGACGATGCCATCCGGGCCTTGTATGGCTACCTGAACGGGTCCGGCTTCAGCCGGCGCGCCGATTCTTCACGAGGAGGGCAAGGCCATCGCCATGCGACTTAG
- a CDS encoding alpha-D-ribose 1-methylphosphonate 5-triphosphate diphosphatase, with translation MQAEQIFTNARVVTGTEVFLGTVAVRDGLIHDVGTGGSQLPQAQDLEGDYLMPGLIELHTDNLEKYMNPRPGVDWPSESAVLAHDAQIVSAGITTVFDALAIGEVNPKGNRLRQLPIMLQAITQAEQQGHTRAEHRLHLRCELSHEKTLDIFNELVESPLVQLVSVMDHSPGQRQFVKFEKYREYYQGKYHLNDAEMDAFIEQQVENSRRYSDSYRRSIVHECRERQLSVASHDDATPEHAQESADYGMSIAEFPTTVEAAALSHRLGLKVLMGAPNIVRGGSHSGNVAASELAGHGVLDILSSDYYPSSLLQAARILADQAQGYDLPKAVAAISLAPARAAGLDDRGEIRSGLRADLLRVSAHGKQFVVDHVWRGGRRVF, from the coding sequence ATGCAAGCTGAGCAGATATTCACCAATGCCCGCGTAGTGACGGGCACCGAAGTCTTCCTGGGCACGGTCGCCGTGCGCGACGGCCTGATCCACGACGTCGGCACGGGCGGCAGCCAACTGCCGCAAGCACAGGACCTGGAAGGCGATTACCTGATGCCGGGCCTGATCGAGCTGCATACCGACAACCTGGAAAAGTACATGAACCCCCGTCCGGGCGTGGACTGGCCCTCGGAATCGGCCGTGCTGGCCCACGACGCGCAGATCGTATCCGCCGGCATTACCACCGTGTTCGACGCGCTGGCCATCGGCGAGGTCAACCCCAAGGGCAACCGCCTGCGCCAGCTGCCCATCATGCTGCAGGCCATCACCCAGGCCGAGCAGCAGGGCCACACCCGGGCCGAGCATCGACTGCATCTGCGCTGCGAGCTCAGCCACGAGAAAACGCTGGACATCTTCAACGAGCTGGTGGAAAGCCCCCTGGTGCAACTGGTCTCCGTCATGGACCATTCACCCGGCCAGCGGCAGTTCGTGAAGTTCGAGAAGTACCGAGAGTATTATCAGGGCAAATACCATTTGAATGACGCCGAAATGGACGCCTTCATCGAACAGCAGGTCGAGAACTCGCGCCGCTACAGCGACAGCTACCGGCGCTCCATCGTGCACGAGTGCCGCGAGCGCCAGCTGTCGGTGGCCAGCCACGACGACGCCACGCCGGAGCACGCGCAGGAATCCGCCGACTACGGCATGAGCATTGCGGAATTCCCGACCACGGTGGAGGCGGCGGCGCTGAGCCATAGACTGGGCCTGAAGGTCTTGATGGGCGCGCCCAATATCGTGCGCGGGGGCTCGCATTCCGGCAACGTCGCCGCCTCCGAACTGGCCGGCCATGGCGTGCTGGACATCCTGTCCAGCGACTACTATCCATCCAGCCTTTTGCAGGCGGCGCGCATACTGGCCGACCAGGCCCAGGGCTACGACTTGCCCAAGGCGGTGGCCGCCATCAGCCTGGCGCCGGCCCGGGCCGCGGGCCTGGACGATAGGGGAGAGATCCGCAGCGGCTTGCGCGCCGACCTGCTGCGCGTAAGCGCGCATGGCAAGCAATTCGTGGTGGATCATGTGTGGCGCGGCGGCCGGCGGGTATTCTGA
- the phnL gene encoding phosphonate C-P lyase system protein PhnL — protein sequence MEAVMEVKGLAKEFVLHQQHGVVLNVLRGLDFTLMPGECLVLHGRSGAGKSTLLRTLYGNYLPAAGSIRIRHEGRMMEMVGAEPRQTLALRRVTLGYVSQFLRVIPRVNCLNVVMEPALARGQAPVQARARAMELLDRLGIPERLWALAPGTFSGGEQQRVNIARSFIVPWPVLLLDEPTASLDDANSAVVLELIAQAKAAGSALIAISHDGKTRDSMADRYLDMTTKEPAHAS from the coding sequence ATGGAAGCAGTGATGGAAGTAAAAGGACTGGCCAAGGAATTCGTGCTGCACCAGCAGCACGGCGTGGTCCTGAACGTGTTGCGCGGCCTGGACTTCACGCTGATGCCGGGCGAGTGCCTGGTCCTGCACGGCCGCTCGGGCGCGGGCAAGTCGACCCTGCTGCGCACCCTGTACGGCAATTATCTGCCGGCGGCCGGCAGCATACGGATACGGCACGAAGGCCGAATGATGGAGATGGTGGGCGCCGAACCGCGCCAGACGCTGGCCCTGCGCCGCGTCACGCTGGGCTATGTCAGCCAGTTCCTGCGCGTGATCCCTCGGGTCAACTGTCTGAATGTGGTCATGGAGCCGGCGCTGGCGCGCGGCCAGGCGCCCGTCCAGGCCCGGGCGCGCGCCATGGAGCTGCTTGATCGCCTGGGCATACCCGAACGCCTTTGGGCCCTGGCGCCCGGCACGTTTTCGGGCGGCGAGCAGCAGCGGGTCAATATCGCGCGCAGCTTCATCGTGCCCTGGCCCGTGCTGCTGCTGGACGAGCCCACCGCGTCGCTGGACGACGCCAACAGCGCCGTGGTGCTGGAGCTGATTGCCCAAGCCAAGGCCGCCGGCTCGGCGCTTATCGCCATCTCGCACGATGGCAAGACCCGCGATTCGATGGCGGATCGCTACCTGGACATGACAACGAAGGAGCCGGCACATGCAAGCTGA